Proteins encoded in a region of the Pseudomonadota bacterium genome:
- a CDS encoding ATP-binding protein: protein MDKELNPLHVLVIDDEQDLRDGSERILVRMGFTVSKAARGDEGLKILKKDPVAIVLLDLKMPGMDGMEVLGHIKKINADIVVIVVTGFATVETAIEAMKKGAYDFIPKPYEPDHLRIVVRRAQEKINLLRETEELQKARQRTLADLDAEKSRTRTIIEALPSGVVVTNTEGVVVLMNPAFLWYLGLDANFKPGKQIEAYIKDDGFCKMIRGINEGGCKKMKEPPTYEFALADNKFLLAEGQAIVNEEKDCLGAVVILSDVTALKALDQLKSEFVAKVSHELRSPLSTIHEQLVMVEKTPDNEQYLLSRAREKTQGLISLIGDLLDLSRIEAGHVGQDLKPVAVDELLRNIVDFITAQAQSRKQNLTIELPETSLPKILADPMALESIFGNLIANAIKYTQEGGEITVKAQPVNDQIQVEVTDNGFGIEARQLDKLFDKFFRVKTDKTRYITGTGLGLSLVKGLVDKMGGTITVKSKPDQGSTFTVLLPAKAAFE from the coding sequence ATGGATAAAGAGCTCAATCCTCTACACGTTTTAGTGATTGATGACGAACAGGATCTTCGGGATGGGTCGGAACGAATTCTGGTGCGCATGGGATTTACGGTTTCCAAAGCAGCCCGGGGTGATGAAGGATTAAAAATCCTGAAAAAAGATCCCGTCGCCATTGTTCTCCTCGATCTTAAAATGCCGGGCATGGATGGCATGGAAGTTCTTGGACATATCAAAAAGATCAATGCAGACATTGTCGTTATCGTGGTTACCGGTTTTGCCACCGTAGAAACAGCCATTGAAGCGATGAAAAAAGGTGCCTATGATTTTATCCCCAAGCCATACGAACCCGACCATTTGCGGATTGTCGTCCGCCGGGCCCAGGAAAAGATAAACTTATTGCGGGAGACGGAAGAACTGCAAAAAGCACGACAAAGAACACTGGCCGATCTGGATGCCGAAAAAAGTCGGACCCGAACCATTATCGAAGCCTTGCCCAGTGGCGTGGTGGTCACTAATACCGAAGGTGTGGTGGTGCTGATGAACCCGGCCTTTCTCTGGTATCTTGGCCTGGACGCGAACTTTAAGCCGGGAAAGCAGATTGAAGCATACATTAAAGATGATGGTTTTTGTAAAATGATCCGGGGAATAAATGAAGGTGGTTGTAAAAAAATGAAAGAACCGCCAACCTATGAATTTGCTTTAGCGGACAACAAATTTCTGCTGGCCGAGGGGCAGGCAATTGTCAATGAAGAAAAGGACTGTTTAGGAGCGGTGGTTATTCTTTCTGATGTGACGGCCCTGAAAGCCCTGGACCAGTTGAAATCGGAGTTTGTTGCCAAGGTATCTCATGAACTGAGATCGCCCCTTTCAACAATCCATGAACAACTGGTGATGGTGGAGAAAACCCCCGATAATGAACAATATCTCCTCTCCCGGGCCCGGGAAAAAACCCAGGGATTGATATCATTGATTGGTGATTTACTCGATCTTTCCCGGATCGAGGCCGGTCATGTGGGCCAGGACTTAAAACCGGTTGCCGTGGATGAACTGTTGCGCAATATTGTTGATTTCATTACCGCCCAGGCCCAGAGCCGCAAGCAAAACCTGACTATTGAACTGCCCGAGACCTCACTGCCAAAAATCCTTGCCGATCCCATGGCTCTGGAAAGTATTTTTGGCAACCTGATCGCCAACGCCATCAAATACACCCAGGAAGGCGGCGAGATCACCGTCAAAGCACAGCCGGTTAATGATCAGATACAGGTGGAAGTTACAGACAATGGCTTTGGCATCGAAGCCCGCCAACTGGATAAACTATTTGATAAATTTTTCCGGGTGAAGACCGATAAAACCCGCTATATTACCGGTACCGGTTTGGGGCTTTCCCTGGTCAAAGGCCTGGTGGATAAAATGGGGGGAACAATCACGGTCAAAAGCAAACCGGACCAGGGCAGTACTTTTACCGTCTTGCTGCCGGCAAAAGCTGCGTTTGAATAA
- a CDS encoding ATP-binding protein, with protein PSPCEHCPALESLQTRIPTFLGSHNISQEKIACIFSYPLLSDDEIDALVMVDFDLPVQVWLEEQMNQSSTFLHNLLLSSVDGVVAADRTGKLVIFNHSVSEILGYDIDEALEELNVRNIYVDENEAADVMRKLRSKEYGGKGKLKAHHVELRGKKGETIPVRLNASIVYKDDQEVATIGFFRDLRETIEMEKELEKTQHQLLQSEKMASIGKLAAGVAHQLNNPLGGIILFTKLIMEENNLAAEVQEDLRRILRDAERCRDTVKELLEFSRQTRQFMQPCDINKAINRTMFLLENQPIFHNIEIEKNLAEALPLVQGDTQQLNHMLMNIILNAVDAMEGKGKLTISTRLPATGERMYKEDDDTQVLEYPFCWLPSHGDRLCIEISDTGSGIPSDILPNIFDPFFTTKEEGKGTGLGLSMVYGIVENHGGNLIAKSKAGEGTTFIITLPLATQEIAGENNG; from the coding sequence CCAAGTCCCTGCGAACATTGCCCAGCCCTGGAATCTTTGCAGACCCGCATTCCCACCTTCCTTGGCAGTCATAACATCTCCCAGGAAAAAATAGCCTGTATTTTCAGCTACCCCCTGCTCTCCGATGATGAAATCGACGCCCTGGTCATGGTGGATTTTGACCTGCCGGTCCAGGTATGGCTGGAAGAGCAGATGAACCAATCCAGTACTTTTTTGCACAATCTTCTGCTAAGTTCGGTGGATGGCGTCGTGGCCGCCGATAGAACCGGCAAACTGGTTATTTTCAATCACTCAGTTTCAGAGATCCTGGGGTACGACATTGACGAAGCCCTTGAAGAACTTAATGTCAGGAATATCTATGTTGATGAAAACGAGGCAGCCGATGTAATGCGTAAACTCCGCAGTAAAGAATACGGTGGCAAAGGAAAATTAAAAGCCCACCATGTCGAACTGCGGGGCAAAAAAGGAGAAACAATTCCGGTACGGCTCAACGCCTCCATCGTCTATAAAGATGATCAGGAAGTGGCGACAATCGGTTTTTTCCGTGATCTGCGGGAAACCATCGAAATGGAAAAAGAATTGGAGAAAACTCAGCACCAGCTGCTGCAGTCGGAAAAGATGGCCTCCATCGGCAAACTGGCAGCCGGCGTTGCCCACCAATTGAATAATCCTTTGGGGGGAATTATCCTGTTTACCAAATTAATTATGGAAGAAAATAATTTAGCTGCAGAAGTCCAGGAAGATTTGCGCCGCATTTTGAGAGACGCAGAAAGATGTCGGGATACGGTCAAAGAACTATTGGAATTTTCCCGCCAGACCCGCCAGTTTATGCAGCCCTGTGATATCAACAAGGCTATCAATCGAACTATGTTTCTGCTTGAAAACCAACCTATTTTCCATAATATCGAGATAGAAAAAAATCTGGCTGAAGCGCTTCCGCTGGTGCAGGGTGATACCCAACAATTAAATCATATGTTAATGAATATCATCCTTAATGCCGTCGATGCCATGGAAGGCAAGGGAAAATTGACCATCAGTACCCGCTTGCCGGCCACCGGAGAACGGATGTACAAAGAAGATGATGATACCCAGGTGTTGGAATATCCTTTCTGCTGGCTGCCCTCACATGGTGATCGCCTGTGCATTGAGATCTCTGATACCGGCTCTGGCATCCCCAGTGATATCTTACCTAATATTTTTGACCCTTTTTTCACCACCAAAGAGGAGGGCAAGGGGACTGGTCTGGGATTAAGCATGGTTTACGGCATTGTCGAAAACCACGGTGGCAACCTTATCGCCAAAAGCAAGGCCGGCGAAGGAACAACGTTCATTATAACCCTCCCCCTGGCAACCCAGGAAATAGCAGGAGAGAACAATGGATAA